Genomic DNA from Halanaerobiales bacterium:
AGTATGATTTTTCTGATTTAGAAATAAATCGTCATTTAGTCCAAGAAAAAAGTGGAGAGTCAGAAGAATATAATCGTTATGAAGTAACTGAAGATGGGATTTCTCCTCGAGCCTATCCAGGTCTTCTGGAAGGTGAAGTAGTTTTAGCTGATAGTGATGAGCATGATAAACATGGTTATATAGTTGAAGATGGAAATAAACGTATTGAAATGGCAGATAAAAGAATGAAAAAGTTGGACAAATTAATTTCTGAAGATTTACTTGAACCTGAATATTATGGTGAAAAAGAAATAGATTATCTTTTCTTAAGCTGGGGTTCAACTTATGGTGTACTTAAAGAAACTATAGATTTACTTAATGAAGATGGAATTGATGCTGGAGTATTGAGTTTTAATGATATCTGGCCTTTACCACAAAAAGAATTAGAAAAGTGGGTTGATAAAGATATAGAGCTAATTGATGTAGAAAATAATTCAACTGCTCAGTTCGCAAAATTATTAAGATCTGAAACCAGTATTGAAGTAGACAATAAAATATTAAAATATGATGGTAGACCATTTACAGCTGATGAAGTTTATAATAGATTCAAAAGTGAGGTGAAATAATTATGTTTGAAGAAACTAATAATACTGCCTGGTGTCCAGGATGTGGTAATTTTCCACTCAGAATAGCTCTCAAAGATGCTCTAAATGAACTTGAATTAAAACCAGAAGAAGTAGCAATGTTTACAGGAATTGGACAGGCTGCAAAAATGCCTCATTATTTAAATATAAATGGTTTTAATGGTTTACATGGCCGGTCATTTCCTCCAGCTGTTGGGATGAGAATAGCTAATCATAAAATAAAGGTGATTGTTGAATCAGGTGATGGTTGTAGTTATGGAGAAGGTGGAAACCATATTCTGCATAATATTAGACGTAATCCTGATCTAGTACAATTAGTTCATGATAATCAAATATATGGTTTAACTAAAGGTCAGGCCTCACCAACAACTGAAGCAAATTTAAAAACTAAAGTACAGCCTAATGGTGTAAATGCTGAACCTCTTAATCCAATTAAATTTGCCTTAAGTATGGGAGCAAGTTTTGTGGCCCGGGGCTTTGTTGGAGATAGAGAACACTTAAGTAATCTTATCAAAGAAGCAATGAATCATCGTGGATATGCTTTGATAGATATTTTACAACCCTGTGTATCTTTTAATAAATTAAACACTTACAAGTGGTATAGTCAAAGAGTTAAAAAAATGGAGGACCATGATAGTTCTGATTACTATCAGGCTTTAAAGCTTTCAGAAAAATGGGGAGAAGAGATACCTATTGGTGTCTTCTATAAAGAAGAAAAACAGACTTTTAGAGACAGGTTATCACATTTAGATGATACTCCTTTAGTTGATAAGAGTACAGATCTTGAGGAAATGGAAGATTTAATGAAAGAATTTAAATAAAAAAAGGAGTGATATTTAATGGCTAAAAATGTTTATGATTTTGCTGTTGAGTTTGAAAGAGAACATCGAGACTTCTACAAAGAGATGATTGAAAAAACAGAAGAAAAAAGGCTCAAACAAGTATTTTCAATGTTGGTAGAACAGGAGGAAAAACACGAGAAAATAGTAGAACAATTACGCAATAAGGAAAGAGTGGAACATGTAGAATCTGATATTTTACCAGATGCCAAGAAAACGTTTGAAGATATTGCCAGTGATTTACCGAATAGTGTTTTACCTGATGATCAGGTAGAACTTTATAAAAAGGCACGAGA
This window encodes:
- a CDS encoding 2-oxoacid:acceptor oxidoreductase subunit alpha, giving the protein NYIAGKQDELGLVVEQAEDEIAAINMALGASYGGIRAMTGTSGGGFALMAEAVGLAGITETPLVIAEVQRPGPATGLPTRTEQGDLLFAINVSQGEFPLMVMAPRDHEDAFYQTFRAHNLAEKYQIPVVILSDQYLADSTVSIPEYDFSDLEINRHLVQEKSGESEEYNRYEVTEDGISPRAYPGLLEGEVVLADSDEHDKHGYIVEDGNKRIEMADKRMKKLDKLISEDLLEPEYYGEKEIDYLFLSWGSTYGVLKETIDLLNEDGIDAGVLSFNDIWPLPQKELEKWVDKDIELIDVENNSTAQFAKLLRSETSIEVDNKILKYDGRPFTADEVYNRFKSEVK
- a CDS encoding thiamine pyrophosphate-dependent enzyme; this translates as MFEETNNTAWCPGCGNFPLRIALKDALNELELKPEEVAMFTGIGQAAKMPHYLNINGFNGLHGRSFPPAVGMRIANHKIKVIVESGDGCSYGEGGNHILHNIRRNPDLVQLVHDNQIYGLTKGQASPTTEANLKTKVQPNGVNAEPLNPIKFALSMGASFVARGFVGDREHLSNLIKEAMNHRGYALIDILQPCVSFNKLNTYKWYSQRVKKMEDHDSSDYYQALKLSEKWGEEIPIGVFYKEEKQTFRDRLSHLDDTPLVDKSTDLEEMEDLMKEFK
- a CDS encoding ferritin family protein; translated protein: MAKNVYDFAVEFEREHRDFYKEMIEKTEEKRLKQVFSMLVEQEEKHEKIVEQLRNKERVEHVESDILPDAKKTFEDIASDLPNSVLPDDQVELYKKAREMEERTYNFYKEKAEEAELEKIKEVFEKLAGEEKKHENILSNLIDFVNKPNTWLEDAEWYHLEDY